The Macrobrachium rosenbergii isolate ZJJX-2024 chromosome 12, ASM4041242v1, whole genome shotgun sequence region CTTCAGGCACTGAAGTCCTAGGCGTGCTCATACACCTTGATCTCCCAATGAATCAGGCATGTAAAGACCTACTTGAATCATGGATGTGTCACTTCTTAGGAGTTCATTTCTAACCATGGATGCGTGTCAGAAGTCAACAGCATCGACGAGGTTTTCTAACCATAGAAGAACCCAGTCATTGCTAAACTTCACTGAAGAGATAAGAAGTGATATTTTCAATATGATATGGTCGATGGCTGATATGCCCATGATCCATAAACACAGAGCCGATAGTAAATGCTTCAGTGTGTCAAGATTGAAGGACAAACCCGACTGACTTCTTCGATCGAACAATTCTTCAAAACGTTGAGGTGTCAAGACCAAGTATCGCTAACACCGACTCTAGTAACCGAACCTGTCagtcatacatccatcatcctaGAATGTGTCTGTTTGAccactgtgctgagtgtgctactgcaaacctgtGCACCCACAACGTCAACTGAGGAGGTGACAGGGCACtagccccccgcccccctcttgTTGACTAAGGAACTACCGAGGTACCTTTCCTTAACAACACTACGAAACTCGTATCCTCAGATCCTGAGGCTTGGAGAGCTAAGAAGATTCAGGTTACTGCACTGAGGTCCAAAATAGGTCAGGTTAGGCTAGATTTagtttaggctaggctaagttGGGTTACCTACACCTTTGAACTGCAGGTGACTACGTGACTGCCTTTTGGTTGATGCCTTGAAACACGAAGTATCTCCAAAGGGGAAGTGTGTAACAACACTCCAAGGAGATATTTGTTGTATAACAATTAGGCTAAATCCTGCCTCATCTCTCTGAGAGAGGttgggaaggaatggggagaccttGTCATAGACCAGAACCCCTTTTTCCACCATCAATAATTTGGCTTCATCCTTTGCTAAGAAGAGTACTTGCAGAGGAGGACACTGACGTTGATGCACCGAGGAGTAGGCCTGATCCGTAGATCTATGGAGCTAGAAAGTAATTCCAATCGCATAGGGGAAAACCTTGTACTATCAGAATTATTTGACTCCTGTTTCAGAAGCGTAGGGCAGTTTGGTTTTACAGAACTTCACTGTAAACAAAACCAACCTGTAGTAGAAAACAAACAGGAATCCAAAGAAACCCGTGCTGATGAACTGTAACTACCTTGGCTCAGGAAGTTGAAGGTTAATATTAATGTAGGAACAATCAAGAGTCAAGGTCCAAATGGGAACAATGAAACAGATTTCTTCCTACTTGTAAAATGAAGTCTCTGGCTGAACACATAACGGAAGGATTGTCAATTCACGCAATGACAGCCATAGGAGTCTGATAGAACAAACTCATTCGTTCAGTTGTAAAGTTATTGAAACGGATGTTGGATACTATCACTGAAAAAGACCGATGAAGGCTGTAACGTATGTTGGAAACATCTGGAAGAATGATACATTTGTTCGAATGCACTGGCTGTTCGTTCGATAATGTGGGCATTTGTTGAAAATGGAGGCTGACTGCTACCGATAAATACGATTCATCAACATTAAGAAGGCCATAAAGTTGGTAGAACGATCCCATTCACTTGTATGTAGATGGTATGGTAACGTTAGTCTGTTGGCCATTACTCGACGATCAAGCTAAAACATGTACATGATCAAAAGGCATTGCACAGACGTGCTGTTGATACGCTTGAATGTGGGTTGTTGATGCACTTGAATGTTCGAGTGCATCACAAAAGTGCTATCAATGCTCTTCATCCAACAATCAGACAAGAATCGGTGGTGCAACATGGTATGGCTGTAggtcatctcctcctcctccaaaacctTCACGTGAGCATGATTGATGGTCCGTTTCCAGGCACCATACTGAGGCAACTTTTCACCCCAACCATGCGAACGTGAAAGGAAGGGAAGACCATTCTAGAAGAGTGACTCTGTTTCAGAAAAAACAATCCCATTGTAGTCAAAACTACATCAGTAACATTACTGATCCGGAAACGTACCAGATAGAAGCAACATGCTAGGCTGCTCTTCTGGACCCTTGGAAAGGGAACCTTCTATTAAGAGACAATCGTCATACTGTAGCTTCATCGATATGTCACAGACATGCCATGTTATAAAATGAATAGACCAAGACACTCAACAATGTATAATGACATAGCTTACATTTGCCTAACCCTGGTCTATGGACACATAAATCATGTGGCCACATTCTCTCTCCTAAAGAGGCGACCATCTAAGTACGAGAGGCTCCAAGCCTACATCCATTGACAGGGGAGAACAAAATAAGAATATGATATCCATGAAAACAACCAAGGAGAGTTATTATCAGTCAAGTTCCACACACATACATTCCTTCCAAGCAGACAAGAACGTGTCACATTAACCGTATATATTATTCCTTCCAAGCAGACAAAGACGTGTCACATTGCACGTACGTGTAGCAAACACAGATGTGTCACATTGCACGTACATATATCAGACACAGACGTGTCACGTTGTACGTACGTATATTCCTTCCAAGCAAACACAGATGTTACGCTGCAGGTACGAATAATTCCTTCAAACCCAACACAGACGTGATTTGTTGCACGTACATTAATTTCCACTCAGAAACAGGGTGTCATTAAACTGGCACTGTTCCTGAAAGAACTGCTGGGGAAGAGAAGGCACATGAAGAAGACTGTGCAGCGCCCCCCCgacagaagatgaagaagaatgctCTACTTCTACTGCAAATCCAACAACGAAGAAACCCTGGCACTGTTCCCGCACGAGAAAGGAGAAGTAAAAAATTCACTCTCGAAAGGAGGAGCAACGTGGTATTCCTTCGAAGCAAGAAATGGATGTGTCGTGTTGCAAAGACGTGTTAAGCCGAGCACAGCTGTGCATCCTTCCTGGCTGATGAAGACCACCTGGGAGAGGGCTGTACTGACAGAAGATACAAACGACGAACGAGAAGGTACGACTTCTGCTGCAAATCCAACGATGAAGGCACCCAGGAACTATTCCCAAGGAAGATATCCAACCGTGGAAGGAACTTTCCAGACAGGATAAGAGAGATACAAATGGGATGAAATCTTGTTTATTCCAAGAAAGGCAAAGTTGTTAGAAACCTGAAAGGATCTAACAGCTGGAACAGCATACCAGGGGTTTCCTCATCATCACAGAAATGAAGAAGGGAAGGGAGTGAGCCTTCGACTCAACTCACCCTCCCCAACAAAGACAGGGCAAGAAACAAGATAGAACTCCCACTGGTCCTGGAGAGCAAGTTGGGACCAAACACAATGTCAAGACCTTGCAACATCAACTTCCGtgttgagggagagggggaaaacTTTCTAGGTTTGGGCAAGAAGTATCCTCGTACAACTGAATACAAAACCCTTGCCTGGAAACATGAAAAACCTGCCTTGTCTCAAGCCTCTCAATCTAcacaacatctgaaagactaatacattacaacattccaagaaattgcgtagtcaaaaataaaaaaaacattgtttgttcctGAAAAGGCATTTCAGAACATGGAGAAAAAGAACATTGAAGAGGGAAgttcttaaaaacgaggttgagaagatgTCTAAAAACAGAACAGTTGGCAGTCGAGAGTTGGATATCCCTCCAACTCTCCACAGTTACATGAtagttaaataaaacagaatacaaaaaacaaacaccaagGAGATAGGTGTTAGGTTTGTGTAAAtacaaaaaggcaataaaaaagtaagtaaaattacATATAAGGAGGAAGACACCAAAACTTATACAAGCTAAAACAAGTCAACAAGACTATGtagcaagaataagtgaatatatcattagggagacagaaaaacatgttgaaatgttttaatatattaatatacacaaagtataaacaaaaaacataaacaatatatcACATAAAAACGATTagattcaaacacaaagagaataGTCAAAAGGCAGTTCAGAGAAAAGAAACGCACGTCTAAATGAGATAGTGGCCAAAAGTAAACTGTGTAGAATTGAATGAGCACCGACCTGGTGGGCAGTGCTTCTGCCCTTACCATCAgtagctattaccataaccaccttgcaaaagtttaatggccagTTTTCCAGCTCGTTGAAAGTTAATCCTTacgtaaagaccgagggtttgtttTGTGTGGGAACATGTTTTATTACTACCCATTTAACCTACCTTTCAATCCTGCTTTATAAGTAGAAACAAGGCCAACACTTACAACACGTCAAGCCAATTGATTTTTAAAGTAAGTTACAAAAGCCATCTCATTAGGTTTATTCccagttttaaaattaataatccgATGGacaaaaaacacaattttttaatgttactaCATTTAAAAGTTATGTCACTTCAATTTAAACCTATCAAACATATTAAGGACAGAGAAATTTGGTACTAAATCCAGTCCACACTCCTAATATGAACTCCAAAAAAGGATAATCTGTAAccctttaataaaaatattttggcttTTGGCAGAAGTCTATAAATGAAACATTCTCTTAACCATGAACAAAATTCAATTTGCATTAAACCAGCATATACTTCTATAAATACCAATGGAAAACAATATCTCAAAACTATATTGTACTTTGCAAATCAAGAAATTGCCTTATAttgcattaacaaaaataaaatatgaaaaatcttggGCCAGCACCTACCTCCAAACCAAATGAACTTGGCCCAAACCTACCATCCTGAAAATTTCCATGAAATCCCCAAAAAGATTATGTGAATTTAtctatatcattatcattattacaaatgATATGCaatttaaccagacctctgagctaaCATTCCTAATTCACATCACACTAGCTGTGATATTACCAACTTCCCTTGGCACATAACCCTGCCatccacaaaaatttaatttaaatcaatcaaaaatatttttgagatatttgcagactgacagacagagaaaaatgaaagaaatcttcAAATTCTTGACTGCTGATCCACTTTCAAAATAGAGTAAGCTGTTCAACATTTTTTGAGACtgagaaaattgttttattatttcattctgcAAAGTCATTTTCTCAATATTGCTCCTCCGTTTGGTCTCCAGCATCTGACTCTTATTTTAAATAGTTGGACAAAATCTTTGTGCTGACAGTCTCTCATTCCAGATCTCAACATTATAATATCTTCTCTACTACCATCGcttagttcactgtgcatgctgtatgaaaattttcAGAATTCTGATCATACtatacatttaaattttcctagcctatgctaCCCACCATTTTATACTGGGTATGCTGCCAATGCCTTATCTtgtcttttcttttgtgaggtttAAGACCATGCTGTGTTCTGATTCTGTCCCAGCTGTAACCAAATTATGGAATAATCATGCAGGTAAAATAGTCATATCATTGGCACTTTAAAGCAAAAACTGGGTGCAAATGCTAAGCAGACTTCAGGCTGCTCCATTTCACTTCATAATTTAATTACTTATATGTGGTTTGTTTTCTATGCTACAGGTATTTCTCTTATATATCTTTTCTGTGCTATTTCTCTTATATATCTTTTCTGTGCTATTTCTCTTATATATCTTCTTTCACTTTTGTGCTTTCCATATTGGAGCCTTTAGCTTGTGACATTCAGTTTTTCCAGCAATGGTTGCAGCTTCAcaactaacaataacaataatcaacaTTTATGAACCAGATCATAGCTCATAGCTTGAATGAAAGTATTAATTACAAATGAGGTTTCTATAAAGGCTGACTTATAAAGGGAACTGACTTTCGGGAAGTGACTTTCACCTATACAAACAACATTAAAAGGAAGAATATTATCTGGCCAATTGATTAGCAAAGGAGAAAGGCAGTCTTCAACTTAAAATGCAATGCTGTTGGAATTACATACATTATTTTTACAATCCTATGAACatgaatgtaataatttttttaaatttgcttaattttagcTCTTCTTACAATAAACATTATTGGAAAATCATTCATGAACTAGGTTACTTAATACAATCTGCACGCCAGGTTGTTAAATATGCAACACAAGCTCTGgcaaaagaaaaattgtgaacaataaataaccataaacattAGAAAAGGTactcatacaaaaaaaaggaaattacttaaTCAGAGCAACAAGGATATAAAAGTGAACTCAAGAAGTTCCTTACCATAATCTGGATTGAAAATCTGTTCAATAATGAGTTGAAAAAATTCTTTGCTAACTCCGCCTTCATCAATTCCTTGCTCACCCTCAAACTCGACAACCATTTGTTTCTTAAGATCTCCAGGGTTCTCTAAGGCCACCATCTCAAGCTgaatacaaacaaaagaagaaactgTTCAATATTAATCATAATCAAAACACTGCTTAAGTCTACAGCAAATTCTGATTAGTTAGTTCCattaaatctttaaaaacttCAGTCTCAAGATTTCAGAGATTACAAAGAATCATCCCAAAATTTACTTCAATCTCATAACCTTGACAAGACTACTTTCACTCTatacccataaaaaaaataaattgaaattcatTAACAGTAACTACAACATTTTCCCTGTTTCATGATAAAAGGAAAACACAAGGTTTAAATATCCCTTTTGGTGCAAAAACACAGTACTGTAACTCAGTGGTCACCTAATAATCCCCTCAGTGTATTACAAAACCTCCAGTACTGATCTCCTTGGAAATTTTGTTCTAGTACTGTACTTCATATAATAAAGTAGACAAATATTATGTAACAaaacttttgataaaaacattaactataaaaaaataaagttcctgGGCTGCATTTCTATGTGATTTTCACATAGCATATTTTGTGCTGAAACCTATGCACTGATCTGTTAACAACAATTTTAATGGTGTAACTGATATCTCACATATATTAGTAATCAAGTGGGTAGTGCCTTCATTACTTACTAGGTGTAAACACCAGCAAAATTATGAATgaccatttcaaaatacaattcatCTGAAGTAAAACAAAGACTAGCAAATTTTTTCTAAACACTGAATGTCCATGGTGaagatttatttactgtaaactaATTTAACAAGACCATTGAGCCAAATTTCAAGACTAACATAAGGCTCACCCAAAATAGGCAAGCGGTGAATATTGGAGTCCAGTAAAACTGAGAAAGTTGGTCAGGAAGCCATGTAGGTGGGCCAGGCAGATCACTGTAAAGAGTGTTAGGCAGGTGAGGAAGatctagaaagtgctggatagataaATGACAAGAGTACAGCAAAGGATGGCCCTTCTATCCAGAAAGATACTGTGCATGAAAGACACAGGTGAATGGGCGGTAGGTACACTGTAAAGGGGTTCCACATGTTGCTGAGGAGGCTTCTGTGTTGATGCAAGcagcagctaatgttgtggaagttttaaaCACAAAGGGTTGATGCACAACTTGGaagtaaaattatgaatataacaGTGACCACCATATTGTTTTTTCTCTAAAGCTATTTCCAGTTAGAGAAAATGGCTAAAtgtccttcataataataataataataataataataataataataataataataataataataataataataataatactcgcatatatgtactgtatagggATTTGAACCATTAACACTAAAGTAGCAGACTGATGCTTAGTCCACACAGCTGCAGAGAGCATACAGGGAGAGGATCCAGATATGCCACTGCATATGCATGGTGTCACAGCAGGCACCACTGCACCCCTGAGATTTCACTTTCACCCCATCCAACCCACAGTGATTGGACAAATTTAATCCTCCTCCAGTGTCCAAGTACACATTAAAAGCAGGCAGTATCACCTGAACAATGCTAACAATAACTCCTTTGCCTAGGGATCTGAAGCACTGACCACTGAAGTCCAGGTCATTGCTTGGTCCACAATGTTAAGCTGTGCTCTAACTTTTGGTAAAAGCACCGAGTTCAACACCCAGTATAATAACGTTGAGCTTGCATTTTGTAAAACCATAACAAACAAGATTTGACAAATATACATAGGCCAGCATACAATCTACATGTAGCCCGACAATCTTCCCATAACTAAAATTAAGTATTTATGTCAACTAATTACTCGCattaaaaaataccataaatttcTATCATTACATTTATAGAAATTTACATAAAGGCACACTTTCCAGgagtcataatatatattataaacataactACGCAACACTTATGTCCAATGTGAGCTTCTCCAACCCTTCCATTCTGAAGTTACTGCCAGACAAGAATTCTCCTCTGCACATCCCTGTGGCCTGACCTCTTCTAACTAGCCTAATGATGATCCCATTCAACTTAAGTGTCAAATACAAGCTTGTATAAATCCTGCACAATAAAGTGCTTATACTGACAAGTATTTCTATCAACTTTGGTTTATTTCTGATACATCTGCTTGTACTAGGCATCCTTTATGTCATGTAAGAGCCTCTAATGCTAACCCTTTACAGTGTGTCACAGGCATGGggtaaaatacatacacagttCACAAACAAATGGACAAGgtaatttgtatatactgtactgaaccTCTCAAATCTTTATCTGTAGAGGGGTGTGATATGACTCAAGATACTGGCTTCCAATGGCCAACCAAATCTTGTTAAAGTTTACCATTATGCCATACATCGCTTACACATCTTACAAAGTTACcctaaactattttaataactgtacacatgcaaaattcaattactggtacctgaaaaactgaaataacagaGTTTACATTTATCTCCTacatcacaaaagaaaaagaaaaattgaacggAATAATGATACACTGCATTTCTTAAAACATCTGAAACGAATAACAGTCATCTTACTTAATGGTTAAACTGTTAACATTTCAGACAAGACCTATTTGCAGCAAAAACCAAGATCCTGATAATAACCAAAGAAATTCAAGTCAATAACAACAAAGACATAAATGAATTAAACACATATGAATAAACAAAGACTGCATAATAATTAATCACATTACCTGTTGATGTGCCTATATATCTTTTACACATTTAAGATCTTAGATTATTATAGTATACATTTCCAATACTTCAGGTCCCTATTAAGTGCTATTTGATCTTCACTTTCCATAAAAAGCATACTCTACTCTAAAGTAGCTATAAAGCttccaaatactgtatatacctaaCCTCTTCAAACTGCAATTAGGTgtcacagtgaaaaataaaatttttcatttgctaaaatgtaaaaacaggaagttccacacacaaacactgtgACATCACTTACATAATTCATTTGcaaaatttgaagttttatatCCCtacagcacaataaaaaaaaattactttgtttaaaaaattaagtgaaGTAGTAATAATATTCACGTCCAAATGACTTTATAAATTCAAAAAGCATTTATTTAATTCACTTTTAGTAAATCTCGGAGAGTTATTAATATTCTTaccttttgtaataaataaaaaaattttttaatactctTACCAATAAAATTAAACCACCCATATAAGCAACATAACAGGTTTTTAAACATCACGATAGACAAcaatttcacaaaatattcacaaacacaataacagaaatgaaaacattatatcACTTACCTCAACAAGGGCATCGTCAATAATATGGTCTCTTCTAATTTTAAGCTTCAAATATGGATTAGCTGGCATTCCCTCCATCACTTGTTGATAGATGCTCATCCTTCGCTCAGAGTACATTCTGATTCTATTATCATAGTAGAGTCCTAAGGCCTTTGTTGCTGGGGTGAGTATGAAAGGATAATTAAGGAAACTGAATTTATCACCACTACCTGCTTTGTAATAAGCAAAATCTCGATCCATTTCAAGCTGATCGCTGAGAAAATCATCGTAAAACTCTGAAAGAGGTATGAGCGGCACCCTCGCATCCAATACATGTATGCCCAGCTCTGTGCCAAGGCTATCTCTGGGAGGAGCTCTGGACTCCCATTCTTTACCAGCACCACTTAAGCTAAGGAAAGGATCATCATGGAGAGGCATAACCTCAACAGAAGTCTCTTCTGGTGGTATATCCTGCAGTAAAGGGTAATCTAATTCACCACctaatatatttgcataaaacagAAGCTTCATGAACTGAGTGGCTGAAGTTATGCTGTCTTCATCATTGATTGTGAAATCCCTTGAAAACTCAGTGGTAAGAAGTTTAATGGTAATAAGTTGATGCAGACTTTCTAAAAGGCGGTGTAATCGAGGAGCTTCCCACGTAGAAAGATGACGTGTCAGTAGAGCCTGGTCCTTCATAGGTAACTGGCTTATCGTTCGACACAACTTGGGCATAACTCCCTCAATATAATCCGTAGCATTCAATGCTGGACTTTCtaatagaataatgaaaatatttatattattaggtATGGCAGTAAAAGCTTCACGATGAGCTCTTAGCTGAATACTAAGTGAATCTGATAGTAATTGTACAATAGCATTCATCAGGGTACTCCCAAATTCTGACTCTggacattcaaataaaaaactatatgcTTGTCGAACTTCACTTATATTAAGAGTCAATGGTTTTAAAGAACTTTCCACACATTTCCTATTCTGCCCCTTTCCATGGTTATCACAACTACACGAAGCACCTTCCCCACCACAAACTATTTCAGCACAATCAAAGTCTTTATCTAAATCTCCTTCTTGAGCACGTAACTCTTCTTTACTTTGAGCTGCTGTGCTCTGAGAATTCTTATTTGGAAATGCAGGACTACTGGCACTTTCTCCTTCTGGTTTAGGACCCTGCAAAAAGCTTCGTCTTAAGGCAACTTCATTAGAAAAAACAGCCCACAGAAGACGTCTAAGTTTTGCATAACTATTTGTGTTGCGACACTCCGCGATGGTTTGGACAAGAACTGCTTCTGTGAGTCCTGGAGTATCATTAGGCCCATCTGTTAATGGTGAAAGGGGGGGTAGGGGTGTAGTTGGGGCAGATGCACATGCCATATTAACATCCTGCACTAAAGATGTAGAAACAGCAGTTCCTGTAACAGAGTTTTCCCCTTGCACAGAGCCTGTGCCAACACTAGTTGCTACTGTCACTGACTGACTGGACCTGGGAACCTTGGCACCTACTGCCTCACAAAGTCTGGCACGAGCTGCACATAGTTTAAGTGCCTCTCCTGCTGCTTCATTACTAGACAAATGCCCAACCTGTAACAAAGAAAACAATGTAACTATCAGCTAGCAttacacataagcacacacatgagcattttactaaaaaatcattattatggtttcaatttaatgacaaaaatattaactCTTGACAAGacacaaacttaaaaaaattacagctactaaaaacttaagaaaataaaaatggtagatGGCTTGAACCTAACTAATGATgtactgttttttatttccttcagtaaagcatgtatttatataaaaacctcAATGTTACACTTCTCATGCATTCTCTTTATCCTTAATTTGTTCACCCTAAATAATGattaacaaatagaaaattaaaataatgtaataaaattactATACAGTATCATTTAAATGGCAAGATCTACTGTAATAAAATACCCTTGTATTCAAACACAATCCAATTAAGAAAGGATTTTGATAATCTTTCCTGGGATGTGCAAATAGCCCAAAGTGAAATTTAGAACAATGCAATGTTACTGAGTAGTTGAGTTACAAATTTAGAAGGGTTTCCCATGAGCCATATTTAGTTCTTCCACACTGACAGTTCCCATGGCTAAGGAGCTGAGCAGTGATTGTTTAAATCTAAAAATCTTTAGGGTGAAATTTAATTGTTTCTAAAATCATAATTAGGTACTgcaacaacacatatatatatctatataaatacattgtgcgtgtatataatatacatagtaaatatagtacatatatatatatatatatatatatatatatatatatatatatatatatatatatatatatatatatatatatataaatatattgtatatatacatatatatatatactagctgaccaacccagtgctgcttgggataactctgaatgacaaccaatgaatctctctctctctctctctctctctctctctctctctcacacaaaactcTTTTACCTCTcctctaacaccccctctctctctctctctctctctctccacccctccctgtctctttccctctttcttcttcctaacaccccctctactttctctctctctctctcattttctccctctctctctctctctatcacccccttcccaactccCAACCCCTTCGGTGCCACtgtattctttttccagatagtaagccatacccccctatatatatatatatatatatatatatatatatatatatatatatatatatatatatatatatatatactgaaattaagtatgatatattcataaagtatatgtatatacagtatatgtatatatatatatatatatatatatatatatatatatatatatatatatatatatatatatatatatatatgtatacacacacatatatatatatatattatatatatatatatatatatatatatatatatatatatatatatatatatatgtatacacacatatatatatatatatatatatatatatatatatatatatatatatatatatatatatatatatatatatatatatatatatatatatatatatatatatatatatatatatatatatatatatatatatatatatatatatattatatatatatatatatatatatatatgtgtgtgtacatatatgtatatagatgtatatatataaatatatatacagtatatgtatatatatatgtatatatataatatatatatatgtatatataatatatatatatatatatatatatatatatgtatataacatatatgtatatatatatatatatatatatatatatatatatatatatatatatatatatatatatatatatatatatatatatatatatatatatatatatatatatatatatatatatatatatatatatgtgtgtgtgtatactgtacatattatatatgctatatatacatacataaatttaattatatatatatatatatatatatatatatatatatatatatatatatatatatatatatatatatatatacaggcagtccccacttactGGTGGCATCGGTTAACAGCGTTTTGGTGTTACGGCACTTGGTTAGCGACATCGTCAATTGGATTTTTGGCATCAATCTCCGGTTAACGGCGCCGATCTCTGGTTAACAGCACTGATCT contains the following coding sequences:
- the Ube3a gene encoding ubiquitin-protein ligase E3A isoform X2, giving the protein MKRAAAQLIEKYYFQLTDGCGNPHCDNPNCASSGKVGHLSSNEAAGEALKLCAARARLCEAVGAKVPRSSQSVTVATSVGTGSVQGENSVTGTAVSTSLVQDVNMACASAPTTPLPPLSPLTDGPNDTPGLTEAVLVQTIAECRNTNSYAKLRRLLWAVFSNEVALRRSFLQGPKPEGESASSPAFPNKNSQSTAAQSKEELRAQEGDLDKDFDCAEIVCGGEGASCSCDNHGKGQNRKCVESSLKPLTLNISEVRQAYSFLFECPESEFGSTLMNAIVQLLSDSLSIQLRAHREAFTAIPNNINIFIILLESPALNATDYIEGVMPKLCRTISQLPMKDQALLTRHLSTWEAPRLHRLLESLHQLITIKLLTTEFSRDFTINDEDSITSATQFMKLLFYANILGGELDYPLLQDIPPEETSVEVMPLHDDPFLSLSGAGKEWESRAPPRDSLGTELGIHVLDARVPLIPLSEFYDDFLSDQLEMDRDFAYYKAGSGDKFSFLNYPFILTPATKALGLYYDNRIRMYSERRMSIYQQVMEGMPANPYLKLKIRRDHIIDDALVELEMVALENPGDLKKQMVVEFEGEQGIDEGGVSKEFFQLIIEQIFNPDYAMFCLNSETQTFWFNPNCFESDAQFTLVGIVLGLAIYNNVILDVHFPPVMYKKLCNKPGSFHDLRDWNTTLYRSLVELMEYEGDDMEDVFMQTFRVGYQDVFGTSLTHDLKTDGDNIVVSQSSKHEFVELYADFLLNKMVERQFRAFRRGFNMVTDDSPLANLFRPEELELLVCGSQHYDFMELMKSTEYDGGYSSETSIIQGFWELVHEMSTDDKKKLLQFTTGSARVPVGGLSKLKLVIARHGPDSDRLPTAHTCFNVLLLPEYSSKEKLKDRLYKAIKYSQGFGML
- the Ube3a gene encoding ubiquitin-protein ligase E3A isoform X1; translated protein: MSSPEDIPRTSGTGGATRRRSLGYEEESGSETQTEGESWSVQSQDLDMKRAAAQLIEKYYFQLTDGCGNPHCDNPNCASSGKVGHLSSNEAAGEALKLCAARARLCEAVGAKVPRSSQSVTVATSVGTGSVQGENSVTGTAVSTSLVQDVNMACASAPTTPLPPLSPLTDGPNDTPGLTEAVLVQTIAECRNTNSYAKLRRLLWAVFSNEVALRRSFLQGPKPEGESASSPAFPNKNSQSTAAQSKEELRAQEGDLDKDFDCAEIVCGGEGASCSCDNHGKGQNRKCVESSLKPLTLNISEVRQAYSFLFECPESEFGSTLMNAIVQLLSDSLSIQLRAHREAFTAIPNNINIFIILLESPALNATDYIEGVMPKLCRTISQLPMKDQALLTRHLSTWEAPRLHRLLESLHQLITIKLLTTEFSRDFTINDEDSITSATQFMKLLFYANILGGELDYPLLQDIPPEETSVEVMPLHDDPFLSLSGAGKEWESRAPPRDSLGTELGIHVLDARVPLIPLSEFYDDFLSDQLEMDRDFAYYKAGSGDKFSFLNYPFILTPATKALGLYYDNRIRMYSERRMSIYQQVMEGMPANPYLKLKIRRDHIIDDALVELEMVALENPGDLKKQMVVEFEGEQGIDEGGVSKEFFQLIIEQIFNPDYAMFCLNSETQTFWFNPNCFESDAQFTLVGIVLGLAIYNNVILDVHFPPVMYKKLCNKPGSFHDLRDWNTTLYRSLVELMEYEGDDMEDVFMQTFRVGYQDVFGTSLTHDLKTDGDNIVVSQSSKHEFVELYADFLLNKMVERQFRAFRRGFNMVTDDSPLANLFRPEELELLVCGSQHYDFMELMKSTEYDGGYSSETSIIQGFWELVHEMSTDDKKKLLQFTTGSARVPVGGLSKLKLVIARHGPDSDRLPTAHTCFNVLLLPEYSSKEKLKDRLYKAIKYSQGFGML